DNA sequence from the Pedobacter schmidteae genome:
GGAAAACTAAAAAGGAATAGGATGAGAAATTTGAGTTTAAAAGTCGGTAGAAGGCCGGAATTGAGGTATATAGAATATGTCTTAGTAGCTGTAATTGCCCTGTTGTTGTGGTTTTTAGGGCCTAAGTTATTTGCCTTGCCCAATGGCAATTCTGAAGAAATAGCTACCAGTATTGGCTTAATGGTGCTGCTTTCGATGATCACTTTTGCTTTGGTGCTTGGCCTGGTAGGTTGGCTGATGCATAGGTTTTGGTTGAATATGGGCTTGCCAGCCCTGGAAGAAATGGTATTGGAGTTTAGAACATTGGAATTATGGGAACAACTAAAATTTTCTGTGGCCTTGTTTGCCTTGCTGTTATTGGCCTGTGTGGGGTGCATTATTGCGGTGGTGTAGCGGTTCCGGATCAAGTACGGAATGACGGCAAGGGAGCGCGTGTATTTGTTGTAAAAACTAAAAAAGAGAATTATGAAAACGTTATTAAAATCGCCCGAAAAGAAATCGGGGTTAGGGAAAAAGGTTGTCAAAATTGTGGTGCGCGTATTAGAGACTATCTTAACTGTGTGGGCATCAAATCGCCTGCACCGTACTGTGCGGCGTGGGTAAGCTGGTGCTTTGCTCAGGCAGGCTATCCACAACCGAGAACGGCGTGGAGCCCTGCATTATTTCCGGCTGCCAGAGTGGTAAAAGCGCCGGAACCAGCGATTGTGTTTGGGATTTATTTTCCGAAACTGAAACGCATTGCGCACGTTGGTTTGGTAGCGCGATTGCAGGGCGACTGGATTGTCGCCCTGGAAGCCAACACCAATGTGGCAGGAAGCAGGGAAGGGCAGGGCGTGTATGAAAGGTTACGTCATAAAAGGACCATTCATCGCTATGCGGATTGGTTGAAGTAGTTGCGAGAACTGCTGAAAAAGTTCTTTGACATATTAAAATTTAAAAATTGAGTTAATGAGAAGAACACCAGGTATTATTATATTCAAAAGATGGAATAGAACTTTCCTATCATAAACTCTCTAAATCAGATTCTGTGTGCATAGCGCAAACCCATCCGTCATTTTTCTTTACCCATGTGGATGTACAAGCACACTTAAGTGCCGATTTTTGTCCGTCAAGAGTATATTCGAGTTCGATTATGTAAGCAATAATTGCAGTGCTTTCATGAATTGTTTGGGATTCAATGCCTGAAATCTCCAGGATTTTTATTGGTTTGTTAATACCAGATTCAAACATCGTTTGAAAAGTAGCTTCGTCTACGCTTCTTACACCCTGTTTCCCGGCTACAATGCAGGGAAAGTGCGTTAGATTTTTTACGGTATTAAAGTCACGATTTTCCATCGCTTGCCAATATTTTTTTTCAAATTCCAGAATTTGAGTTTCCATGTCTTTTAGTTTATGTTATACTTTGTTTTCTAAGGGGAGAGTGTTGGGGCTAAAAGTGGCTTAAACGCGGTTTTTTCTGTCCTCCTTAAAACAACGGTAACTTAAAAAGGTTTTTTCGACGCATTACCCCGAAATGGCGAAAAAAGTCGAATTTATGGCCTCTTGTGATTGTTTCCGCTTACTCAACTTCTTTTGCCGACCGCTCGGTTGCCATTTTGCTGCCTGGACTCTTTAACAGGAACCTGGCTTCCTCCAGATTTTTGCGAAATACTTTAAGTTGCTTACTGGCAAAGGATACGATGGACGTATCGCCAAAAAGAGTACCTTTTTCCAGTAAGGCTATTGCCTGTGTATGGTCATCAACGCTCATTGACAAATATTTTTTTTCAAAAGCATTATTACCTACTTTTTTCAAAGAGGAGATAGATTTATCGGGTACAAATGTAGCAGAATCAGTGAGTGTAATGTTCCTCACATCAGCAAATGGCTTCATATCACTATAAGCCAGGATACAGGCATCCATAACTTTGATGGCATATTCCCTTATTTTGGAATCCTTAGATTTCACTTTGGCTAGTTTTGAGAGATTGATTTCCCTGGCAGTGGTATGGGCAAGCTGCTTAAAAAACTGTTCGGTGCTGAGCGTATCTTGCTCAAGGGCAAAGCTGGTATTGTTTTTTTTAACCGGACTTTTGTAACTGACACCGCTTATTGCGATGCAGCATGCTGCTATTGTTGCAATAGCATAGTTTTTTAAATTTTTCATAACTATGGATTAAAAGTTGAACATTAATCTTTTTTGAAATCTTCAGCATACATCTTTAATATTTTTTTTAGCTCATTTCGGGCATAGTGTATCCGTGTTTTAACTGTTCCAATAGGTATCTTAAGCATTTTAGCGATCTCCTGATATTTGTACCCTTCAAAATACTTTATAAAGGGTGTTACAAATTCCGGGCGAACCTTACTTAGCGCGCAGCGAATATCGTCCAGGGTACATTTTGTGATGGCCAAATTTTTGGAGGCTGAGGGATAAAGCTGGGCTGAACTGATGGGCTCATTGCTGGCGATCAATTTTTTTTCACGTACCCTTTTGTGGTAGTTATTGATGAAAGTATTTTTTAATATGCTTCGAAGCCAGCCTTTGTAATTGCTTCCGGGCTGATACTTTGACGAGAATTTAATGGCTTTGAGCATGGTTTCCTGAACAAGATCGCGGGCATCGTCCGTGTTTTTTGTAAATGCGAAGGCAAATGTTTCGAGGCTTTCCTGCTGCAGGCAAAGTTCATTAAGTTGATTATTGATTAATGTTTTCTTAGGGAGGATTGTATTGTGGCTGTATTTTTGAATTTTTAAAAATTTGAGAGGACTTCCGTGCATGCGTGTTAAGTATTTGAAACAATACTTCCAGATCAAAAGGTTTGGGAATATAGCCGTCAAAGCCAAATTGCGCATAAATGGTACTGATGTTGTTATTACAACTTATTGCCAGCACCGGAAGCGTGGGGTATATTGATTTAATTTTACGCCGCATCAGGACGGATTCGGCACCCATACCTATAAAATCCAGTACCATTACAGTTGGACGAATGATTTTGATCATAGCGAGCAAACGCTTATCGCATTTGGCTACCAACACTACATTAAAGCCTTCAGCTTCAAGAGAAAGTTTCAATACATCTCTGATGGATTCATCAGCTTCCTGGATCAGAATTTTTTTCATGATTTTAACCTTTTTTGGAATCAGGTCAAACAAGCATAGGCTTACCGGAGATTCATTCTTAATTCATCCGGGTATTCATCTGCACAAATCTGGTCCGCTCCGGATGTCCTTCAGCGCGTTTACTGGAGGAGCAAAAAACAATTGATGAAGGATAGCATCACTTATGCATTTGCTTTGGCCTTCACATTATATAACGCTTACAAATAAAAAATGTTTTGTCTGTTTTTTTTGAATACAAATTTAGATGATTTCAGTGGGATTTGCAGCTTAGTTGTTTTTTGACAAACCTTTTATATTGTCGCATGTTAAAGCCATACAATTAAATTATTATGATGATGGAGACTAAGATCAAAATGCAAAAGCAGACTAAACCAACAAGTACAGCCAAACAAGGACCCCGGGATTATTATTTTCATCCTGATGAGGATTTTCGAGAAGACTGGGATTGGGGAAAGGCCAAAAAGATTGCCGGCAAGGCATTATCCAAACGGACAAATCAATATGAAATATAATTTATAATGTAAATCAAAAATCATGGCAAAGTATTCAGAAAAGGCATCCGAGAAAGTAGAAAAAACAATGCATGAGATGAAAGAAGGTAAACTCAAATCAGGTAGTGGTAACAAGTATCCCTATGCTAATATTGATGAAGAAAGATTGTTTGGGTCAATTTCTAGAATGCTTTTTTGGTACGTAATTTTTTATAATTGAAATGACCTTTAATGTAACGATTAAAAAATCGGCCCTTTGATGCAGCTGTGTGTAGTCCATTAACTACACCGACAGGAACAGCTTTATATACATAGGTGATTCCCGATACAAATGTGATGAAGAGAACCTGCTTTTCCTCTTCATAACTGAAATATTTGATAACAGAGGAGGGCATTTTAGTCAGCTTTTTCTTTCGCAGCCTTGGTGATGATTGTTTTCAGGTTGATACCTTTTCCTAAAACAGGTTTAAATATGTCACCAATTGTTTTCAGCCGTTCTATGGTATTATAAATAGTAAAGTCTTTCATTTTCAGTCCTTTCTTTACTTCATCCCATTCCAGTGGCATGGATACGGTAGCGCCTGGTTTTGGCCTTACCGAATAGGCACAGGCAATAGTTGCATGGGGACGGTTCTGCAAAAAATCCAGATACATTTTTCCTTTACGGTTGGAGATTTGCCTTTCTAAAGTAGTGTATTTAGGCAGCTCCCGGTGAACGAGGGTGACAATGATCCGGGCAAATTCTTTGCTCTGCTCGTAGGTATATTTATTCCCCAATGGAATATATATGTGCAAACCTGTAGAGCCACTTGTTTTACAATAACAGGGTACGTCCATATCTTCCAGAATTGCTCTGGTCACCTGTGCTGTTTCTATAACCTGGTCAAATGAATTCTTATCGGGATCCAGGTCAATGATACAGAAAGTAGGATGATCGGGCTTTTTAATGGTGCTGAACCAGGGGTTCATTTCAATACAAGCCAGATTGGCCATATAAAGCAGTGTAGCTTCATCATCACCCACCAGGTATTTGCGGTTACGTTTATCAGCTTCACTTTGATATAAATATGTTTTGATCCAATCTGGAGCTTTGCCGGTTACATCTTTATAGTAGAAACCTTCACCTTTGATACCATCGGGAAAGCGGTTCATACTTTGCGGGCGATCTTTCAGATAAGGTAAAATATAAGGTGTTACCTGGTAATAATAGTTAATCAGGTCGCGTTTACTGATCTTTTCGTCGGGCCAGAAAATTTTATTCAGATTGGTGAATTTTAGCTCATGACCATTGATTTTTTTTACCTGCGTGGTCTCAGTTGGGTTAAGCAATGTTTTGCGTTCAGATTTTTTTCCCGGTCGGACGATTTCATTTTCGGTATGCTTTAGCATGGCGCTCGTATGTGTTTCTTTTTCCAATACAATTTGGTTTGCAGGTTTATCATCACGCATTCCTTCAAAAGAAGGGTGACGCATCACACCATCATTGGTCATTTCGGTAAAGCTTACTTCGCAGATCAATTGGGGTTTTAGCCAGATAACTGTGGCATGTGGTGGATTAGGACGGAAGCGTGAAGGTTTATTTACATCAGGAACCTGATTAAAAGGGGACTTGTCCACAACAAGCGGTGTAAATTGTCGCATCATCGCAATCTGAACCTTATCATTAAAGCCTGTACCTACCTTACCGGTATAGATCAGCTTCTTGTCTTCATAAACACCTACCAATAGGCTGCTGAATTGTTTTTTTGTATCGTCATTGCGTGTGTAGCCTCCAATAATCACCTCCTGACGTTTGTTGGCCTTAATCTTTAACCAGTCGCCAGTACGTTTCTTTGATATGTATTTGCTATTCTTACGTTTGGCCATGATGCCTTCCAATCCCATTTTCTTGGCTGCCTTGAGGAATTCAATGCCCGAAGTATCAAAGTCCTTGCTGATGGTGATTACGTCATCTGTTGGAAGAACCTGTTGCAATATAGCCTTTCTAGCCTCTAATGGTAACGATTTTAAATCCTGACCGTTGTACCATAAGATGTCGAAAACATAATAAAGCAACTCACCATCGGCTTCACTGCGCCAATTTTGAAGATCTCCAAAATTTCCACGACCATTTTCTTCTGCTACTACAATTTCACCATCAAGGACTGCGTTCAGTTTCAGCTTTTGTAAGGCCTTATAAATCGGATAGAATTTTTCGTTAAAGCTTTTGTTGTTGCGCGATTGGAGAGCCAGTTTATCTTTATTCATGAAAGCTATAGCCCGATAGCCATCCCATTTGATCTCGTAAAGCCATTCGTCGCTATCGAAAGGTTTGTCTACCAGTGTAGCTAGCATTGGCTCTAAATGTTCGTAAAAGGCTTGTTTACGTGCATCTTTAAGCAAATCTTTTAGCGATATAGGAACAGCATCTGAAGAAGTAGATCTCTGTGAGGTCTTACCGTAAACCTTATCGGGTGTCCGCTCCATTTGTGCAATTGTCTTTTTAGAAATGACCGACTTATCTTTGAGTGTAATGTCGTTTGTACTGGCGTACTTATCTTCCAGCTTCATCAGCAGCCAGCTATTGTCGTTCCTGCCATAGGCCTTTACTAATGCAAATACACCTTTAAGTTTTTTTCCTTTTAAAATAAATTTCAGCTTGCCCGAATGAAGTTGGTGAAGCAGGTTTTTCTCCTGTTTCTTCACATTGGTTTCCATTGGTTCTGTTGGCTTATAGGTACCCTGGTCCCAGACAATTACCGTTCCGCCACCATATTGTCCTTTTGGAATGATCCCTTCGAAATTGCCGTAATCCAATGGGTGATCTTCTACCATCATGGCCAGGCGCTTTACTTCCGGATCTGTTGATGGACCTTTAGGTATTGCCCAGCTTTTGAGTACACCGCTCATTTCCAGCCGAAAATCATAATGCAGATGAGAAGCATCATGTTTTTGAATCACAAATCTTAAGGCTGTTCCAGATGGTTTGCCTCCAAATGGTTCAGGTGTTTTATCTGAAGACCGTTTCTGTCTGTATTCTGTTAAGCTCATATCATGCCCTTTTTTTGTTGCCCAGGCTTTGGATCAATTGGTCGTAAAGGTCATCACTACTTGCTTTGCGTGGTTTTATTCTCTTTACAACTACGTGTTTGCCTTTGGCTTTTGCTTTTATGATCTTTAGTAATTGCGCGCTGTATTCGTCTTTAAACTGACTGATGTCGAAAGCTGACGAATATTGTTTAATTAAAGCAAGTCCAACTTCCATCTCTTTTTTTGTAATGGCTACATTAGTTACTTTTTTTATACCCTCAGTACTTCTAATTTCTTCATGAAATCTGATTTTTGTAACGATCAGGATGCCATCCCGGGGATGAATTACACATAAGTTCTCGGTATTGCGCAACACAAAACGCGCTACGCCGGCAGTTTTTGATTTAACTAATGCCTTAAGTAACAGGGTATAGGCCTTTACACCTTGTTTTTCGGGTTCAATATAATAAGAGGTTTCAAAATAAATTGGATCAATAGTTTTCAGCTCAACAAAATTCTCCAGTTCAATCATTTTGTTTTTTTCGGGTGCAGCCTCTTCAAAATCATGCTCATCCAACACAATGTATCGGTCTTTTAAAAAATAGCCCTTTACAATATGATCATAAGGAACTTCTTTTTGGCTATCCTCATTGATGCGTTTAAATTTAATTCTGGCATGATCGCGCTCGTCCAGCATATCTAAATCCAGCGTGCTGTTTTGTACTCCGGCATAAAGTTTAATGGGAATGTTGACCAAACCAAAATTAATAGAACCTTTCCAAATTGATCTCATTACAAGTGATTTATCTTTAAATGACTAACAAGTCATTTATGCTATTGTTTTTTATTTCATCGACTTGGTATGTGGCTGAGTCTGATTTCTCAGGCCAATTTTTTTGGTTTTGCGGTACAGGATTTAATTTATTTAATGTTTTTAAATAATTAACGTATGGGTGAATGGTTAAGTACGAAGTCGACTTTTTTCATTTTTTGAAATTCAAATGGGGATTGTCGTAAACTCAAGCTATTTGATAGCTTTATTGAATTCATGACAATTCAGGTATGAATTTTATGATGTAAAAAAAGAAGACCACCTGGAACCAAAAGTGCAAATGCAACATATTATTGCTAATGAAGTTTCTGAAAGCGTTTAAAGAAATAGAGGGTGAGTAGAAACTGTGTATATCCGTAAACAGCGTCTTCTATGGGGATTGTGAGTAGACGGATATTTAAGAATGCTTCAGGATTATAGTTAACTATTGGAGCTTCCAGGCCTGTTCCGGTCAGTATGCCATTAACAGGGAAAAAGCCAAGCATTAAAATGAGAAATACTAACGAAGCCTTTCCTATCCAGTCTGCCCTGGCTATAAAATGTAAAAAAATTAAGGTCAATGCTGTAATAGATGCCGTGACAAAAGTGTAAATTTTGTGGGGGTATAATAAGGCAAATAGTATACATACAATTACACTGGTAAATACAATGATATTGTTGTATGCGCTGATCCAGGCAAGATTGAAAAATTTATCGAGGCAGAAAAATGTAAATATGCAAGAGAAGGGTATGCAGATAAAGAACAAGCATTCTTCGAGTGGTAATCCGAAAATACTAATGCCAATGGTATAATCCCGGTTAAACCACCATACCCCAGTTTTAGTAAAAAAGATGTCCCAGATGATAAATGGAACTGCAACCAATAGCGTAGCTTTAAAAAAGGCGAAGAAGTGTTTGTTAAACCGGATTCGTTTGTCGAATGAAAAAATGAAACAAACTACTACGGTAAGCAAGTCAATTAATAAATAGGTGTAAGGCTTCATTACGATTTAGCATTAAAATACATTTTGAAATATTTTAAAGGTACCCATAAGAAGCCAAAACATTCTCCATTCTCCTTCTCTGTATGTTTGTGATGCTGTTTATGCGCTCTGCGTATTGCCAGGAAATAAGGATTTTTAGTTCCCCGTAAAGATTTTATTCGCTGGTGGATAAAGATATCGTGTACCCAAAAATAGGCCATTCCATATAAGGTAATTCCCAAACCCATATAAAACCAGAAGTTAAAATTATTGAAAGAGCCGATATACATCAGTGTAATGGCTGGGATAGCAAAAATCACAAAAAAATAATCATTTTTTTCCAGAGGCCCCTTGTTGCTGTGATCGTGATGATCGGAATGCAAAGCCCATAAAAAACCATGCATCACGTATTTATGGATGATCCAGGTTGCGCCTTCCATGCTTAGAAATGTGATGAATATGATGATAAATTTCATGAAGGCTGATTTTATTGGTTAAATAATTGTTCCAGTATCTGGTAACGATAGTTGAATATATGTTGGAGTCTCTTTTTTACAAAAATGCGATGTGCAAAAGTGCCTAAAAAAGAGAAAGGAAGTTTGTAGTCAACTGTATCTTTCATGAGAACTCCTTTTTCATTAGGAATAAACTCGTGATAATGGTGCCACAAGGAATAGGGACCCTTTTTTTGAAAATCGGTAAAACTTTTTTGAGGGTCAACTTGTGTAATCAGCGTTTGCCATTTCATGGGAATACCAAGAACCGGAGAAACGCTATAATCGATAAGCATACCTTCGTAAATAGGAACATCAGATAGTTTAGTGATCACCCTAAAATTCATATTTTTTGGTGTGATTCGCGTCAAATTATGAGGGGAAGAAAAGAAATTCCAGGCGGTAGTTATATCGCAGTTTAGCTGTTGTTCGGCTTTGAATTGGTAAAACATGGTTTTATTTTTTGATGATTTCAGTAATCATTTTTTTTAACTGTATTGAGGTGATACTATTCCTGTTGGCATGTATGAAATGAGTATCCTGTTCTATTTGATTACTGTAGCCTAAAAATGAGGGACAATTTTTTTGAATGGATAATCGGATAAAACGAATTTCGACATTATCAGGATCTGCTTTTACAGCAGCTTCAATATGCTGTTTGCCTTTGTTAAATGTATTGAGTTTGGCGATGGGATTGATGGCATGACCAGCCCAAATGGCTTTAAAAGCACCCAGGTAGGCAAGATAAACATTGTTGCCGTTTTTTGTGTCCAGTTCCTCAATCATGGCCTTACATAGTTTTTTGTCGGATAGGGCTTTTGTATAGCTAACTCTTATGTAGTCCATATTCTGATCGTTATGGATTGTTTTTGGCAGGTCTGCAAAAAGCATAAGTATTACCATTAAAAGTTTCATAACGTTGCTATTTTATATTGTAAATAACTACTCATGGCAAGTGAAAGTTTTTGACTGTTGGGAATACGAATGCGCTGGGACATTATTTTCTCTGCGGGTGTATTTTTGATTTTTTTAAACAATGACAAGTAGTACTTGTAAGCTAAATATACCCCAAACCTGGATGAGGCCGGCAACATTTTGATTCCTTTAAGTGCTTCTTTAAATTCCGATTCAATTTCAAGTTCAATTTGAAGCTTAATCTCGGTACTAAAGTACCGCATTTGTACATCTGGGAAATAAGTACGCCCCAAAGTTTGGTAGTCATCTTTGATGTCCCTTAGAAAGTTGACTTTCTGAAAAGCGGAACCTAATTTCATGGCATAGGGTTTTAATTTCTCAAAGCTAGCCGCATTGCCCTCTACAAATACCTGAAGACACATCAGGCCTACAACTTCGGCCGAACCCAATATGTATTCCTGATATTGGTCGGAATTGTAAGCTATTTGTTGCAGGTCCATTTCCATACTATGTAGAAATTGTTTGATTAATGAGAAATCAATTTTATAATGCTTTACGGTTTCCTGAAATGATTGCAATATGGGGTTTAGTGAAATACCTTCATGAATAGCTGTGTCGGTCTCATTTTGAAAGCGCTTCAGCAAAGCGGCTTTATCGTAATCATGGAAACTGTCAACGATTTCATCGGCCAGACGTACATATCCATAAATGGCATAAATAGCCGGGCGGATAGCCGGTTGTAAAGCTAGAATGCCCAGTGCGAAACTGGTACTATATTTTTCGGTCACAATTTTGCTCACCTTATAGGATACTTCATCAAATAGCTTTTTCATACCGGTTTATTTTAAGTTTGTTTACTTCTTTTGCGACAATATTGCCGGATATAATTGATGGAGGAACACCAGGGCCGGGCACAGTTAGCTGGCCTGTATAAAACAAATTATTTAGATGCTTATTTTTAATTGATGGTTTTAATACAGCAGTTTGGTTTAGGGTATTGGCCAATCCATAGGCATTTCCGCCGTAGGCATTGTAATCATCGATGAAATCACTAACACAATAACTTTTTTTGTAGACCAGTTGTGATGTCAGATTGCGCATCCCTGTATGTTTTTCTAAGCGTTGCAACATCTGGTGCAGATATTTTTCGCGCGTGGATTCTGCATCGGAAAGGCCAGTGGCAAGCGGTATCAGTAAAAACAGATTTTCGTGATCTTTTGGTGCCACCGATGGATCTGTTTTGGATGGGCAACATGCATAAAACAAAGGTTTTTTTGGCCATTGTTTGGTTTTGTAAATTGTATCCACATGTTGGTCCAAATCGTTTTCAAAAAATAGCGTGTGATGTTTAAGGTTTGGAATTGGGTGGTCAAAACCCAGATAATAAATCAGGCAAGAAGGTGCAAATGTCCGACTGGCCCAATATTTTTCATCATAATTACGCATTTTAGGCTTTAGAAGGGTTTCGGTATGATGATAATCGGAAGAGGCTATAATGGCATCAAAACCCTGAAATTCACCATTAATGATTAAGCCTGTGACCCGCGTCTGATTTGTAACAATCTGTTCAATATTTTTATTAAAATGGAACTGTGCGCCTTGTTGCTCGGCCACTTTTTTCATTGCGCTAATCAATTGATAAAAGCCTCCCATAGGATACCAGGTTCCTAAAGCATAGCCGCCATAATTCATCAGGCTATACAATGCGGGGATTTTTTTAGGTGAAGCACCTAGAAAAATAACCGGAAACTCCATTAGTGCCCTGAGTTTTGGATTAGAAAAATATTTGCCCACATAGCTTCTGAAATTTGTAAGTAAATTCAGTTTTAAAGCGCTTAGTGCAATTTTTGGAGATATGAACTCCAACCAATTGTAGCAAGGCTTATTCACAAACTCCTGCATGCCGATATTATATTTGTATTTAGCGGATTGCATAAAAGCATCCAACTTTTTACCTGCCCCTTTTTCCAGTTCTTCAAATAAGACCTTAAGACCATCATGAGATTCTGGAACGCTAATTTTACCGTCTTCGAAGATCATTTCAAACTGCGGGTTTAACGCAACCAGATGATAAAAGTCTGTAACGTTATAACCGAAATCTTTAAAGAACGATTCGATAATATCGGGCATCCAATACCAGCTGGGCCCCATGTCAAAGGTAAAGCCATTATCAGTTTGGAATTGTCTGGCTCTTCCACCAGGTTGATCCTGTTTTTCAAAAACATATACTTGGTTACCGGCCTGGGCACAGTAAGCAGCAGCAGACAAACCTGAAATGCCGGAACCGATAATTGCGATTTTCCTTTTCATTTGGGCGGGTTTTAAGGTTGGAAATAATGATCGTTTACTTTTTGCAACAACTCATGGCTGTCTATTTGCTGAGAAAAAATAGGATGATGAAAATCTTCCAGTTTGTTTAATAGTCTTATCAATTGCATTTTTTCTGAATGAGACAGGTTGCCCGAAACGATTTGCGTGGCGAGACGTATTTTCTCCATTTGCTGACTCAACGCTTCCATTCCCTCAGGAGTAATTTTAATGACTTTACTTCTTTTGTCGGTCTCAGAGTCTGTTTGCATTACCCAGCCATTTTTTATCAGTCGGCTGATGATTTGCATTCCTGTAGGTTTATCCTGAATGTTTTTTTTGATCAGTTTCATTTTTGTCATCGCGCCAAAAGCTTTTAGATTGATGAGATATATGAAATCTTCCTGTGTAGAAAACGCTGAATCATAGATTGCTGATTTTGAGTAGGTTTTAGCATATCTGTTCATGTGGACTAATAATGTACTGATCACACTTTCGGGACTTCGACCATTTGTTTTACCTTCCCAGTCAGGTTCGTTAAGAAGAGAATCTACTTCTGTGTGCTGGTTACAAATCCATCGTTTAAATCCATCCAGGTTTTTAGGATAGACATTTTCGCTAACATTCTCATCAAATTTTTCTACGAGTTGAATGACTTCTTGAATTAGTTGGTAGTTCATAATTGGCTAAGTCTATTTAGGGTGTAAATATACCATTATTTTTTGTTTATGGTATATTTATGTTCTTTTTTTTCTGATAATAGAAATTCGGATGATGAAGGAATTTTCTGACCCTCATAGTTTTCAATTAGTTGATTATCTTGCTTCATTAATAGAAATAATATATTTATTTGAATACGAAGCTGTCAAAATTGTAAAGTGAAGCTGACATAGAACTAAAAGACAAGTAGTTTTAGGGCTAGATAATTCTATGTGATTTTATTTTTGTTTCAGTTTAGTTTGATGTATCTTAACGCAATGACGGATATGTATGGACAAGAAATTATTTTACGTATTTTTTTTATCGGGAATATCTCTGACAGTTTCGTGTGGTACTGTAAAGGATCCGGGTATTAGAAATGCCCTGTTTAGTAGTAACTGCAATCAGCGTAACCTATACAATTATACAGTTGAGCAGTTGCCAACGCCTTTATACAAGCAACAGCTATCGAAACGT
Encoded proteins:
- a CDS encoding sterol desaturase family protein; this translates as MKFIIIFITFLSMEGATWIIHKYVMHGFLWALHSDHHDHSNKGPLEKNDYFFVIFAIPAITLMYIGSFNNFNFWFYMGLGITLYGMAYFWVHDIFIHQRIKSLRGTKNPYFLAIRRAHKQHHKHTEKENGECFGFLWVPLKYFKMYFNAKS
- a CDS encoding SRPBCC family protein, with product MFYQFKAEQQLNCDITTAWNFFSSPHNLTRITPKNMNFRVITKLSDVPIYEGMLIDYSVSPVLGIPMKWQTLITQVDPQKSFTDFQKKGPYSLWHHYHEFIPNEKGVLMKDTVDYKLPFSFLGTFAHRIFVKKRLQHIFNYRYQILEQLFNQ
- a CDS encoding lycopene cyclase domain-containing protein, producing MKPYTYLLIDLLTVVVCFIFSFDKRIRFNKHFFAFFKATLLVAVPFIIWDIFFTKTGVWWFNRDYTIGISIFGLPLEECLFFICIPFSCIFTFFCLDKFFNLAWISAYNNIIVFTSVIVCILFALLYPHKIYTFVTASITALTLIFLHFIARADWIGKASLVFLILMLGFFPVNGILTGTGLEAPIVNYNPEAFLNIRLLTIPIEDAVYGYTQFLLTLYFFKRFQKLH
- a CDS encoding NAD(P)/FAD-dependent oxidoreductase, which codes for MKRKIAIIGSGISGLSAAAYCAQAGNQVYVFEKQDQPGGRARQFQTDNGFTFDMGPSWYWMPDIIESFFKDFGYNVTDFYHLVALNPQFEMIFEDGKISVPESHDGLKVLFEELEKGAGKKLDAFMQSAKYKYNIGMQEFVNKPCYNWLEFISPKIALSALKLNLLTNFRSYVGKYFSNPKLRALMEFPVIFLGASPKKIPALYSLMNYGGYALGTWYPMGGFYQLISAMKKVAEQQGAQFHFNKNIEQIVTNQTRVTGLIINGEFQGFDAIIASSDYHHTETLLKPKMRNYDEKYWASRTFAPSCLIYYLGFDHPIPNLKHHTLFFENDLDQHVDTIYKTKQWPKKPLFYACCPSKTDPSVAPKDHENLFLLIPLATGLSDAESTREKYLHQMLQRLEKHTGMRNLTSQLVYKKSYCVSDFIDDYNAYGGNAYGLANTLNQTAVLKPSIKNKHLNNLFYTGQLTVPGPGVPPSIISGNIVAKEVNKLKINRYEKAI
- a CDS encoding MarR family winged helix-turn-helix transcriptional regulator, giving the protein MNYQLIQEVIQLVEKFDENVSENVYPKNLDGFKRWICNQHTEVDSLLNEPDWEGKTNGRSPESVISTLLVHMNRYAKTYSKSAIYDSAFSTQEDFIYLINLKAFGAMTKMKLIKKNIQDKPTGMQIISRLIKNGWVMQTDSETDKRSKVIKITPEGMEALSQQMEKIRLATQIVSGNLSHSEKMQLIRLLNKLEDFHHPIFSQQIDSHELLQKVNDHYFQP
- a CDS encoding phytoene/squalene synthase family protein, which encodes MKKLFDEVSYKVSKIVTEKYSTSFALGILALQPAIRPAIYAIYGYVRLADEIVDSFHDYDKAALLKRFQNETDTAIHEGISLNPILQSFQETVKHYKIDFSLIKQFLHSMEMDLQQIAYNSDQYQEYILGSAEVVGLMCLQVFVEGNAASFEKLKPYAMKLGSAFQKVNFLRDIKDDYQTLGRTYFPDVQMRYFSTEIKLQIELEIESEFKEALKGIKMLPASSRFGVYLAYKYYLSLFKKIKNTPAEKIMSQRIRIPNSQKLSLAMSSYLQYKIATL